A single region of the Verrucomicrobiales bacterium genome encodes:
- a CDS encoding type VI secretion system tube protein Hcp: MKRLLHLSACLLAWLLLCVGNRALASMDVFLRLTSATGESVDPAHAQDIELLSWQWGAANSSTTHVGGAAAGKSTFQNLSLSKFVDRSTPILMSAVAKGTHIERAILYVRGTGGKPVEFYKVVCENVLVTSVQLGGHRGADRLTEQVVLNVQKIGVEYVRIDAQGLPAAPEQFSWDILAGVPAGLSFSDPVDFDGDGLPDTWERAYGTQPNTQDGDADVDRDGATNLEEYLAGTDPSKPNSVFTAKLDPPTARGVATLSWNSVSGLVYRVLVSDRPEGEFQLLQTVPSAGTGTTSVLVGANLARKFFRVEALPAQ, translated from the coding sequence ATGAAGCGTCTGCTGCATCTTTCCGCATGCTTATTGGCCTGGCTGCTGCTCTGCGTCGGTAATCGGGCGCTGGCCTCTATGGATGTGTTCCTCCGCCTGACGTCGGCCACGGGTGAGTCGGTGGATCCGGCACACGCCCAGGATATCGAGTTGCTTTCCTGGCAATGGGGAGCCGCGAACTCAAGCACGACCCACGTGGGCGGCGCTGCAGCGGGGAAATCAACGTTTCAGAATCTTTCCCTCTCCAAGTTCGTGGATCGTTCGACTCCGATTTTGATGTCTGCCGTGGCGAAGGGAACTCATATCGAACGGGCCATTCTTTACGTCCGTGGGACTGGCGGCAAGCCCGTTGAGTTCTACAAAGTGGTTTGTGAGAATGTGTTGGTGACGAGTGTTCAGCTGGGCGGTCATCGGGGTGCGGATCGCTTGACCGAGCAAGTTGTCCTGAATGTTCAAAAGATCGGGGTGGAGTATGTGAGAATCGACGCTCAAGGCCTCCCGGCAGCTCCGGAGCAGTTCAGTTGGGATATTCTCGCGGGTGTTCCCGCCGGTTTGAGTTTTTCGGACCCCGTGGACTTCGATGGGGACGGCCTTCCGGACACTTGGGAACGCGCGTATGGCACACAGCCCAATACTCAGGACGGTGATGCTGATGTGGATCGGGATGGAGCCACGAATCTGGAGGAGTATTTGGCCGGAACTGATCCCTCCAAACCCAATTCCGTCTTTACTGCGAAGCTGGATCCCCCGACTGCCCGTGGGGTGGCCACCCTGAGTTGGAACAGTGTTTCCGGGCTTGTTTATCGAGTTTTGGTTTCAGACCGCCCCGAGGGCGAGTTTCAACTGCTTCAAACCGTGCCCTCCGCCGGAACTGGTACCACCTCCGTTTTGGTGGGCGCCAACCTCGCTCGAAAGTTCTTCCGAGTTGAGGCTCTTCCAGCGCAGTGA
- a CDS encoding type VI secretion system tube protein Hcp, translated as MAVDMFLKLGDLKGESVDAYHKDEIDVLAWSWGMSQSGTTHTGGGGGAGKASFQDLNLTKYVDRTSVKLIEGVATGKHFPSAVLVVRKSGDKPVEYLKITLEDVIITSLSTGGSRGETLLTENVSLNFRKFKVEYVPLNPKTGAPETAIPFSWDISLNAAP; from the coding sequence ATGGCGGTAGATATGTTTTTGAAGCTCGGGGATTTGAAAGGGGAGAGTGTTGACGCCTACCACAAGGACGAAATTGATGTGCTGGCCTGGTCATGGGGCATGAGTCAGTCCGGCACGACTCACACGGGGGGTGGAGGGGGAGCGGGGAAAGCGAGCTTTCAAGATCTAAACCTCACCAAGTATGTGGATCGAACGAGCGTGAAGTTGATCGAGGGGGTCGCGACTGGTAAACACTTTCCGTCGGCCGTATTGGTCGTCCGCAAGTCGGGTGACAAGCCGGTTGAATACCTCAAGATTACCCTGGAGGATGTGATCATCACCTCCCTGTCGACGGGCGGATCCCGCGGCGAAACTTTGCTCACGGAGAATGTCTCCCTGAACTTTCGCAAGTTTAAGGTGGAGTATGTTCCCCTGAATCCAAAGACCGGGGCACCGGAGACGGCGATTCCTTTCAGCTGGGATATCTCCTTGAACGCTGCTCCCTAA
- a CDS encoding rhodanese-like domain-containing protein gives MKTISTLFMLRRLSCVAVALALGLLQLPAVQPAEVQRRMQAGEKVMFIDVRSTDFFQKGHVPGAMNVPVGLLAEKRLPKLGRVVLYDDGLGGGQAETALPLLNAKPGIQAEILEGGFAGWTESGGATTAAFGISKEEIPMITYQKLKAVSPDDVVLVDLRTVTPAPAAGPAAKSTVAAPALTDLRSEFPGMPVTKSPFALATTRKSGTPGAGGSPLLVLVDNGDGKAEETARALRANGATRFVILAGGERTLSRQGQPGLQRLGQTVEAPADFPATITTSTNRNK, from the coding sequence ATGAAAACGATCTCTACTTTATTCATGTTGCGCCGACTCTCCTGCGTTGCCGTGGCCTTGGCCCTGGGGCTTCTGCAGCTTCCCGCCGTCCAACCTGCGGAGGTTCAACGCCGCATGCAGGCCGGCGAGAAGGTGATGTTCATCGATGTGCGCAGCACGGATTTTTTCCAGAAGGGGCATGTGCCGGGCGCCATGAATGTGCCTGTTGGTTTGCTGGCAGAGAAGCGCCTGCCCAAGCTCGGACGGGTGGTTCTGTATGATGACGGTCTGGGCGGTGGACAGGCCGAGACGGCTCTGCCGCTGCTCAACGCCAAGCCCGGCATTCAAGCCGAGATCCTCGAAGGTGGATTTGCCGGCTGGACCGAGTCGGGTGGCGCCACCACCGCCGCTTTTGGGATTTCGAAAGAAGAGATCCCGATGATCACCTATCAAAAGCTCAAGGCGGTTTCCCCTGACGATGTCGTGCTAGTGGATTTGCGCACGGTGACACCCGCGCCGGCCGCCGGCCCAGCTGCCAAGTCGACCGTGGCCGCGCCCGCGCTGACCGACTTGCGTTCGGAGTTTCCCGGAATGCCCGTCACCAAGTCACCTTTCGCGCTGGCGACGACCCGCAAATCGGGCACCCCTGGAGCCGGGGGCAGTCCCTTGCTGGTGTTGGTGGACAATGGCGATGGCAAGGCCGAGGAAACCGCGCGAGCGCTGCGAGCCAACGGGGCCACACGGTTTGTGATTTTAGCGGGCGGCGAAAGAACGCTGTCCCGCCAGGGCCAGCCGGGGTTGCAACGATTGGGACAGACCGTGGAGGCTCCGGCCGATTTCCCGGCAACCATCACGACCTCTACCAATCGAAATAAGTAG